The sequence aaatatccttaaacttttaaatagaataagataaatttttttcatttatttagggcataacatataatatatatatatatattaaaaaaataatactcaATCAAATATAAGTTACTTTACAATATGCCATTTTTTCATGCTCAATTAAAtatacaaaaattatttttttagatattatatattcaatcatcagttttttagaaaaaatattttattaaaaaaaagggggcaaaccaaacgagcctaTGTTCATGGAAAGCAATGATATTTTCacccttgattttttttaaaaaaagtttcccctttttttcaCGAACCAAATGAGCCTTATGTCCATGATAAAATCTGCCTtaacaattttttcttttaattttcatgCAAGGTGTTAATTGAATTTGCAAGGGTGTTTGATCACCGTTGCAGTTAAATAAAGAGTTTTTTGCatagatacccttctaaatatcagattttgcgtgaataccctttGAAAATtggtatttgcatgtataccctcgtaaaactctgttattgtacaaatatccctaatataacgattgttctaacggtgttaaaaaaatcatatttttattaattaaaaataaaattaaaatatgaaatgaCGTTATTATCCTTGCTCCCCTTCCTCCCCCCACGCCGGTCTGCCCCCTCCCCTACCCCCCGCGCCCGGATCCCCCTCCTCCCACCGCGCCCGtctgccccccccccccgtcTTCCCCAACCCCCCGCGCCCAGCTTCCCCCACCATCAACAACCCCAACCCGCGCCCCCCCCCACCGTGCCCGTCTTCCGCACTCACCGCGCCCGACTTCCCCCTCCTCGCGCCCGTCTTCCCCACTCCCCGCGCCCGGCTTCCACATCACCCCCTCCCCCCCGCCCCCGGCTTCCCCCCGGCGCCCGTCTTCCCTCCCCCCCCCTCCACGGGATCGCGGGCGACGCGATCGGGAGATCGCGCTCGCGAGATCGCGATTGCTGGCGTTCGCCCGCGGGCGTTCGCGACGGCGAGATCGCGatctccttcctccttcctccctggtctgtgacccatgacttgaaagacttgcaattgaccttccGTCAAAACAGATGAACCATGACTtaccaagccaaatttcatatcccactattttttatctatatgactgattggaggGAACTTGTCGTCTCCCAGCTctcctctcacgaggacaaaaaaaatcccagaccttcttccaaaatccaattccattgcagaaaattgacacgacccataTTTcgttcagtgttccctcactttctcccttcaaaagttacaagaaacaaaaacaaaaaaacagaaggaaaaaaaaaaaaaccagctaCTGAGACACCAGaagtatcaacagtgtaatagatcgagagagagaatcctgacgggccgaggttcctttggattctgtgaacctatgcttgttgccaTCCTTCCACGCTTGAACCTTACTCCCCTTATGATATTAATCCCATCATCAGATCAATTGCAGGAGGTAAATCTAGATGCAGCCAATTTGCAAATCCCAttgtatatttttgttatattcatgataaagaaacagGCCTTTGGTCGTAGAACCAAATACATTTCCTAATAAATATAGAATTATAaaggctatcacattaattaatATATCTAAATTCTTTCCATCTACTAGGATTTGTTTTGCgtaaatacccttctaaatatagaaaattgtatgaatatccttgtaaagttactatttgcttgtatacccttataaaaatttctatttgcacgcttacccattaagggtattttagtcattttaatttgaaaccgttaattttttaacggcgttagatggcatgggtatatatgcaaaaataagaataaaagcggatagaatagcaaaacaagtattttacgagggtatacatgcaaatatcaattttggaagggtattcacgcaaaatccgatattttgaagggtatccatgcaaaaaactcTTAAATAAAAGATATCAAATTTCACAGTTATGGAGTATGTTTATTTCCCCCTTTCTTGTACCTTAAGTTtgaaaattatattattatgtaaaatttttgtgatactaaagtatttttttttaaatatttctttttttttttgcttgttcATTAAACAAATCCTTCTATACTTTAAGCCAATCTAATGGGATGAGAGGGTGGATCTCTTCCTATTTTCTTGAAAATAACATTTACTAATTTGTGTCAAGAAAGTAGTTGCCCTAATTTGATTTGCCCTAATTTTTACATGAGAGAAGAATTAAATAAACTATCAAGTTAACAGTTTGTTAGTAATTGCCTCTAAAAGAGTAGCATAGCTACAACTTAATGTTTATATCCTTGTATCAATGTAAACCAAGTAAATATAGTGGCTCCAATAAGTCATAGAacttatgaaactttttttaCTTATACTCAATTATCATGAAACTAGTTGTCGGttaattctttaatatatgcaatgggTCTGGGTTTGTAAGTAGTAAGAAGCAAAAAGCACAATATTACCATTTGAACTACAAAGATTGATATTTATAGAGCTTAGCAAGCACAAGAAAACCCTACTTAGCAATCAGACATTACTCCAAGTCTTTTTAATTGGCATTCCATTATGCTCCTTCTTAAGCGTTTGCAAAAGTCCAGAGAATTCAACGAATCTTCTACAGAAATCTGTCcaatctatatttttttaaaggccCATACTAGTTTttgtttaaattttatataagtTTGTTGGTacgcaagaagaaaaaaaaattatagttgGGTTGATATTTGCCTATTCAAATAGACCGTCGACTTCGGAAAATTCAGTCAGATTTTCCAATCAGCCCTTGTTgggttttttttgaaaaaattaccTTTCCATCCCTCTAAAGACCTCACTATAACAGGAGGTCCCTgttgacccaaaaaaaaacttcCAGTCCACCGCTACATGATTCTTTAATTTCCGGTCCCTAAGTtactgttttctttaaaatatagTACCCAAGTGCCCCCAGGTTACGTAAGTACCCCCATGTTACCGGAAGCGGGAAAAAAAATATCCCGCATTCTGTTTTCTAACCGGAAGACACTCTGTTTTTCTCTACCGAAGATGCTCCCAAGTAAGCTTCCCACTTGCAGCCCTTAAGCGAAGATGCCCCTGGTGATCCCACAAAAGATGTTTACCGAAGATGGCTTTGGAGGAAGATTTTGAAACAGAAAAAATGGTAAAAAAAATAGCCCGCAATAGGGTACGCATTTTGTCTCCGTTCTTCTCTGTTCTTCTTTGTTTTGTCTTTGCCAATGGAGATTGTTTGGTCTGAGAAGAGATAGGCACCTATTAGGATGGATGCTAGACGGATAGGGAGAGAGCATGTCGAGCCTTTGTATTGACCTAAAAACGTTGAGACTCCCTCTTACTCTTTACTAATTCCCTGTTTGAGAGAATGCTGATAGTCCCTCTTTCTCTGTGTAGTAAGACTCTACTCCACTATATTCCTAAGTTTGTTTGCAATTCGGAATTATCTGTTCATTGCCTCCTCTTTTTTCCATTGTCATGGCTTCGAAAGACACTGTTAGCTCTGTTTTTATGGCCATTTGTTATTATGGTAGCGAAGCTGTGATTATTTCCATCTCAAAGGACACAATTCTTGAtcaaatttttaagaaaatagttGAAAGGTAGAGACATTTATCTTCTACAATGATAGAAGTTAAGTTTTATATTCTAAACAAGCCTAGAATGCTTGTTACGCTCATGAGCGATAAGGATGTTCGTAACATGCATCAAATACACGTCAACTTAAATGCCAAGGTGATCGAGATGGTTGTTACTCATTCTCCAACCTTGATCGAAGGTGTTGCTATGGTAATTGAGAGGTATtccatttttaaaattttagtttGTGCAACGGACTTTAGTAAGTTTGCTAAAATAATGTTTATCCTATTGTATGGACAGTGGCTCATCCCATTGTACTAAAATTAGTTCGAGAGGGAAAAAATTTTCCAAGGGTAGCTCAAGTAATTTTGGTCAAGTTGTTGAAGAAACAAGAGCCGCAATTAAAGATGAAGCAAGTCAAAAAAATTCGTTGGATGATTGAAAAAATAGTATAGAGGGCGTTGGTTAGGAGTTCATGAATGCGGAAACTCTACGTGACACCATTCGCAACTATTGCATTGCAAATTGCAGGAATTTTGTCTTCGTGAAGAACGATCGTGATCGAGTTACTGTAGAATGTGTTTATGAAAGTTGCGAATGGCGTATCCATGCTTCTCGCCTTGGGAATGGTGAAAagtttgcaattaaaaaaatgcaCTATAACCACACATGTGGAGGAGGGTTGCAGGTGCGGTCTCATCCAAAGGCTTCAAAATATTGGGTTTCGAAAATTGTTAAAGATCAACTTCAAGATATGCCGTTATATAAGCCGAGTGATATTGTAAAGAATATTCGTCGACAATATGGTGTTGAATTGCCGTATCATCAAGCTTGGCATGGTAAGGAGGTGGCTATGATGGATCTTTATGGTAATAGCCGGCTATCTTATGAGCAGATTCGCTGGTATTGCGATGCCATTCTTCAGACCAACCCCGACAGCATTGCAGAGTATGAAACAATTGAAGGTCGATTCAGACGTCTATTCATTTGTTTTCATGTTTCACTAATGGGTTTCATAAAAGGATGTCGTCCTCTGATTTTTTATGAATAGCACATTTATAAAGCATAAGGATGGAGGTGTACTGCTTGAAGCCACTTCCAAAGATGGAAATAATGATATGTTTCCTATAGCTTATGGTGTTATATACAGAAAGTGATGAAAATTGGGAATGGTTTTGCCGGTTTCTGAAAGAAGCTATTCATAGTTGTAGTGAGTATCGTGGTCAACAGTTCACATTTATGACGGATAGACATCAGGAAATTATTAAATCCGTGCCGAAGTACTTTTCTGATTCTTAACACTCATATTATATACGTCATGTGAAAGAAAACTTCAAGAATCAGGTTTGCATCGTCATATTATGAATAATTTAAACTACAAAGTATCTAAGTAATATAGCATGTGGTATATCTGATTTTAATTATCAATGCAGGTCCTTGTCCATTATTTCACAATAATGTGAAGAATACAAAATTTTAAGAACATACCTATGATAAAGAAGAAAATCAGTAATATCAAATTTCACAAGTGATACCAACATATCTAACAACGTCCACCCCAACGTCGAAACTCCACAAGGAGTTGTAGCATTCGAAACGCTGCTCCTTCAAGTCCAGAGAAAGTAGATACTAATGCCATCCCGTATTCATCGGAATGAAGAGATATCTACACTTTTGAAGATCGGCACATCTAAATTCCCGAAGCCATGTTTGAATACTGGGCAGCAATGACTCTATGATTCTTTTGGTAACATTAGTGGTAATTAAGAGGTAATCCAATGGTAGATGCTGGAGCACGGCAGCCTGCATACAATTTATTTGTTACAGCCCCATTGGCATGCTGAATTTCAATTGGAAAAATGTAAGGATGAGACATCATGAGCAGTAAGTCAAAATCTGGATCTCGCAGCGCAAATATAAACACGGATTGTCAATAATCTCAGTATACGCACGAGGCAGAAGCTCCAAAATGCGAAAGCACATAATGATTACCTGTACGCAATAAAAGAAGTACGCAGTCAATACCAAATTATATTCCTCCAGTAGTAGTGAGGTAGGAGCATACGTCACTCCGTAGCGGCTTGTCATGTAGGAGCTGCACTAAGGCATCAGGGCTGCATGCAGGTTTGGTACAATCTTCGTCCTTCCATATTATATCcctacataattcaaatgtttaAGCAACTTTCAATGCGATAATTGTGAAAAACGTTAAGTTAATATAATTAACTTACCCAAACTCATGTTCTTCAAGGAAGAATTTAATAGCTTCTTCATAGTAAATAGGGAGTATACCTGTCCCCTTCCTATGATAGCTACGTTTCAGTGCCACTCTCTCAAGATCGTTAACTTTAGTGGACGACACTATATACTAAGTTGAATAAATGATGAAGACAGAAATTTTGGTTAGGAAACTTAACTTTATAGACTTAGCAAAATCAATATGGATACATAAACACATATGGACGAGACAACATTTCTATACCGCTCCGGGGGGGGGAGGTTTCCTCTAATGTTGGAGCAGATTTTTGGAGCTCTATTAATGAACTTGTCGGTGGGTCGAATATGTTGGTTGACCGAGCGGGCGAATCTTCGATTTAAATAGTATTTTCCGTACAAACCTCACCTATTTGGGCAACTTTGACCTTTTTTTTAGCCCTTTTATAAGTCTTCGGATGCTGTGATATGGCCTTCACTTTCTCCGATGGCTTTCGCTCGCGTGCTCCCAGCTTCACGCGCTTGCATAAGGAGGACACATATGAGCTCGGAGCTCCAGCTTTCTTCTTAGCTTCAGCATCAGTGGACCAAATAACCTGATAGGAAAATGCATTTGAAGACGATTTATACTACCATTCTAAAAACTGCGAACACTACGTACCAAAAAATTACATACCTCCACCGAATCAGCACTATGCTGCATATGATCTTTCTGAAGAGCATCGTCGTGAATAGGTGGAGCAACTGTAGTATGCTCCTTCATGTAACCAAGGAAGATCATATTTAAATCAAGCGAGTCGATTCATACTAGAACTGATAGTTAACTTGTCAGACCTTATGCAGAGGAAGCATGCTTACCTCAGCGGGAACTGTAACATGCTCCCCAGGTTTGTCATCAACCAGAAGGCCCTTATCTCGTAGGACCTTCTCTATTGTCGACACCCTCTTATCGAGCTGTTCTATACGGGTATTCTCGACATCCCCAATAGGATGAGGGTCTGGTAAACTAAAGCCATGTTGTAGCAAACACGTCTCAAGCATTGTGATACGTGTGTGAATGCCCTGCAGTGGATGTCGATCACTTTGGCTGGATGACGGAACCTAAAACAACACAATAATGAATGTGGTGTATGAATTGAACAAACTGTAGGCATACGGCTATGGGTGCAGACTTGAACTATGTGCCAACAAGTAAAAAGTGCATGCCAAATCAAAAGTGCTTTTAACTGTGTTCGGAAATGCTATGTCACAGTAAGCTGGTAATACCTGAGTTCCGACATGCACGGATTGTTGCTGTTCTGAGTCCGTACGCCTCTCAACAGGCCGTAGTAATTGTGGCCTTCCTTGCGAGAGAAGGTGCAACTCCTCCTCTCTTGGCTCTAGCTTCTCAATAACCTAAAGCGAGCGAACAGTTAATTTTACGAACAAGTTAAAATATTTCCAATGTAAGAAATCAACATTCAAACCTCAAATCGTTTTAAATTTTTCATAACATTCGCAATCACGTCCACCCTGCGGGGGGATGGGGTGTTGTTCCAGCATACGAGACGTGGATACATGAACGGTGGCCGGTGCCTTCCAACAATGTTGTTAGCATGCTCAACAGCCCATACCTGCCAAAAATGtattgtaaacatcaaaatacatctaaatatatatatcgtaacaatgaaatttaaaaaaaaaacatcttttGATGCTTACCACCAGAGCGACCGTGCAGCCATCCATGTATCTACCATATTCTTAGCCTGTGATGTTTCTAGTCTTCACACTATCGGCTAGACTAGGTATTTGCTgccgaagaaaagagaaaacggCAAGACCCCAACTATACGAACCTAAGCGGTCTAAATCATCAACATATGAACATAATGTCTTAGGGACATAGTAGCGTACGGTTGGGAAAAGGATAGTCCCAAAAAGATAAAGAACCCATAATTTTATAAAATCCTCCACATCTTGTCGCTTGCTCTTACCGACAAGGACTTGTAATCTATTTTTAATTGCATCTCTACTGGCTTTCTGGTGGTCACCATCAAAAAACCGGGTGATGAGGTCAGACGTAACCCTCCCCTTCCTATGCAGTTGCACCTCATCACCCGTGGCACTCTAACCAAGGATTAGTGCGAAATCAGTCCTTACAAAAGGCATTATAACCCTACCAAACCAAAAACCCTCCTCAACATTATTCCAAAGGGAGAGCAATGTGTCCAAGACATGCCTACTCTGTTTTATATATGGTAGACCTAGCATGTGCCCAAATGGAGTGCCACGTATTCTATCCTTCTGTTCATCAGACATGCACGGGATTAGGGTGACCATAAAATTTACAAAGTGGGTGAAATAACACCTTCCATTAACCATATTACTCGGGCTAACAGAGGATTTTTTGCCGGTACTCTGCTTTGGGGCCATCTTAGATTTCTGCATCACAAATATAGttacaaattatatttttaataatatcaatGGAAAATAAATCATCCtaaaaactaaaataaataaCACAATTAGCACGGAATAGAAAAATTTTTCCACAACAAATATCTCAAATGTACTACCACAACCTCTCTGTCTATTAATTCGACAAATCCTAACCATTCCAACAACTATCTGGAATGCCGTACAATACTGCATATCACATCCGTGTTCAAATAAATTATTCGAGAAAGTATGCGGTGACAAACCTGTTGAAGGAATGCAGAGACGCCTCAGGAAAGGTTGGAGAGACCAATGTCCACCTAAGCTTCCGCTACAAACGAACAGGGCGAAGTCGGTTCGAAGGTCGACTCCGAGGCCGGATAGAAAATATCTCCTTGCTCCTCAGAATCGGGCCGGAAAGGTTCTACTTTTCCAAAAGGCGAATGGCTTAACAGGGGAAAAGAGGAAGATCGAATATCGTTGGAAAGTGGTTTGCAGTTCTAGGGTTTGAAACCAGGGCATAAAAATCAAGCGGAATCGGGCgagatttttatggatttttttCCGTCCGAAGAGAGGATTAGGATACGAACATTGGGGATGAAAGGAAGGCTGGAATCAGTGAAGTTTGAATAGGGCTCGttcaaataaacaaataagCATACGAAGAACGACGGAAGAGGAAAAAGGTCAGGGGTATTTTGGTTTCCTTATGGCATTTCAAATGTCAATGGACCGCTTATTAAAAGAATATAAACGGGTCTAACTTTGAACCGCTAAGCAActtccccttttttcttttttttttttctcctcgcGATTTAGGACTCCCCGTCATGGCTCCGATGAGGCAAACATTCGAGCACATGGTAAGCGGAGGCAAGGTTGCCGCACTTTGGAGTACATGGCAAGAGAGAGTTCGTGAGGACGGGGCCGAGTGCGAGGCCGGCGGCGTGGAGGGGGT is a genomic window of Phoenix dactylifera cultivar Barhee BC4 chromosome 4, palm_55x_up_171113_PBpolish2nd_filt_p, whole genome shotgun sequence containing:
- the LOC120110581 gene encoding uncharacterized protein LOC120110581; protein product: MFTIHFWQVWAVEHANNIVGRHRPPFMYPRLVCWNNTPSPRRVDVIANVMKNLKRFEVIEKLEPREEELHLLSQGRPQLLRPVERRTDSEQQQSVHVGTQVPSSSQSDRHPLQGIHTRITMLETCLLQHGFSLPDPHPIGDVENTRIEQLDKRVSTIEKVLRDKGLLVDDKPGEHVTVPAEEHTTVAPPIHDDALQKDHMQHSADSVEVIWSTDAEAKKKAGAPSSYVSSLCKRVKLGARERKPSEKVKAISQHPKTYKRAKKKVKVAQIGEVCTENTI